A portion of the Luxibacter massiliensis genome contains these proteins:
- a CDS encoding hydratase: protein MIKLYDHGVYLLNGTEIVEDTGNVQAPASKAEAAENTIAYSILKEHNTSGGMGRLQIKFDKLTSHDITFVGIIQTARASGLERFPVPYVLTNCHNSLCAVGGTINEDDHMFGLTCAKKYGGVYVPPHQAVIHQFAREMLAGGGKMILGSDSHTRYGALGTMAMGEGGPELVKQLLGKTYDIKMPEVIGIYLDGEPAKGVGPQDVALAIIGATFGNGYVNNKVMEFVGPGVGRLSADFRIGIDVMTTETTCLSSIWQTDEKIQEFYEIHGRGEDYKELSPGACTYYDGMVYVDLSKIKPMIAMPFHPSNVYTIDEVNANLKDILHDVEKKALVSLDGAVDYSLQDKVVDGKLYVEQGIIAGCAGGGFENICAAADIIKGRNIGSDEFTFSVYPASTPIYMELVKNGAVADLMAAGTIVKTAFCGPCFGAGDTPANNAFSIRHSTRNFPNREGSKLQSGQIASVALMDARSIAATAANKGFLTSAADLDVEYKGQKYHFDKSIYENRVFDSKGVADPSVEIKFGPNIKDWPAMSPLPENLVLKVVSEIHDPVTTTDELIPSGETSSYRSNPLGLAEFTLSRKDPAYVGRAKEVQAAQKAIEAGACPLDALEELKAVMAKIQEKYPEAGEGNIGVGSTIFAVKPGDGSAREQAASCQKVLGGWANIANEYATKRYRSNLINWGMLPFLTDAGHESLPFKNGDYIFVPDVRKAVESKADEVKAYVVGNGLKEIQLRLGDLTDVEREIILKGCLINYYRG, encoded by the coding sequence ATGATAAAATTATATGACCATGGTGTTTATTTATTAAATGGCACCGAGATAGTTGAAGATACAGGCAATGTACAGGCTCCGGCATCAAAAGCCGAGGCTGCTGAGAATACCATTGCATATAGTATATTAAAAGAACATAATACATCAGGGGGCATGGGGCGCCTGCAGATTAAGTTTGATAAGCTGACTTCCCATGATATTACATTTGTGGGTATTATCCAGACTGCGAGGGCTTCAGGGCTTGAAAGGTTTCCGGTGCCTTATGTGCTGACAAACTGCCATAATAGTTTGTGTGCAGTAGGCGGGACCATCAATGAGGATGACCACATGTTTGGCCTGACCTGCGCCAAGAAATATGGCGGTGTGTATGTGCCTCCTCATCAGGCAGTTATCCATCAGTTTGCCAGAGAAATGCTCGCGGGCGGCGGTAAGATGATTTTGGGATCAGACAGCCATACACGCTATGGCGCTCTGGGAACTATGGCAATGGGAGAAGGAGGGCCTGAGCTTGTTAAGCAGCTCCTTGGCAAGACATATGATATTAAAATGCCAGAGGTTATCGGAATTTACCTGGATGGCGAGCCGGCTAAGGGCGTAGGGCCTCAGGACGTTGCCCTTGCCATTATCGGCGCTACATTTGGGAATGGATATGTAAACAATAAAGTGATGGAATTTGTTGGGCCTGGCGTGGGCCGCCTGAGCGCTGACTTCCGTATTGGCATTGATGTCATGACAACGGAGACAACCTGCCTGTCCTCAATCTGGCAGACAGATGAAAAGATACAGGAGTTCTATGAGATACACGGCAGAGGCGAGGATTATAAGGAGCTCAGTCCTGGGGCATGTACATATTATGATGGAATGGTATATGTAGATTTAAGCAAGATTAAGCCAATGATAGCTATGCCGTTCCATCCAAGCAACGTTTATACTATTGATGAGGTAAATGCAAATCTGAAGGATATTTTGCATGATGTAGAGAAAAAGGCGCTGGTGAGCTTAGACGGCGCGGTGGATTATAGCCTGCAGGATAAGGTTGTGGATGGGAAGCTTTATGTTGAACAGGGAATTATTGCTGGATGCGCAGGAGGCGGATTTGAGAATATTTGTGCGGCAGCAGATATTATTAAAGGGAGAAATATCGGCAGTGATGAATTTACCTTTAGTGTATATCCGGCAAGTACGCCCATTTATATGGAGCTTGTAAAAAATGGTGCTGTTGCAGATTTGATGGCGGCGGGAACGATTGTTAAGACCGCTTTCTGCGGGCCTTGCTTTGGGGCAGGGGATACTCCGGCTAACAATGCTTTTTCTATACGCCATTCCACCAGGAATTTCCCCAACCGTGAAGGGTCCAAGCTGCAGAGCGGCCAGATTGCTTCCGTGGCATTGATGGATGCCCGCTCTATTGCGGCAACAGCGGCAAATAAGGGATTTTTGACTTCCGCAGCAGATTTGGATGTAGAGTATAAAGGGCAGAAGTATCACTTTGACAAGAGCATTTATGAGAATAGAGTTTTTGACAGTAAGGGTGTGGCAGACCCATCGGTAGAGATTAAGTTTGGCCCTAATATAAAGGACTGGCCGGCCATGTCCCCCTTGCCTGAGAATTTAGTTTTGAAGGTTGTTTCGGAGATACATGACCCTGTTACTACTACGGACGAGCTTATTCCTTCCGGTGAGACTTCTTCCTACCGCTCGAATCCGCTGGGACTTGCTGAGTTTACACTTTCCAGAAAGGATCCGGCCTATGTGGGGCGTGCAAAAGAAGTGCAGGCCGCCCAGAAAGCCATTGAGGCAGGCGCATGTCCTCTTGATGCCCTGGAGGAGTTAAAGGCGGTTATGGCAAAGATACAGGAGAAATATCCGGAGGCAGGAGAAGGAAATATTGGAGTGGGAAGTACAATTTTTGCTGTAAAGCCTGGGGATGGATCTGCACGTGAACAGGCTGCCTCCTGCCAGAAAGTCCTTGGAGGATGGGCCAATATTGCAAATGAGTATGCTACGAAGAGATACCGCTCTAACCTGATTAACTGGGGCATGCTTCCATTCCTCACAGATGCAGGCCACGAGTCGCTTCCGTTTAAAAATGGAGATTATATCTTTGTCCCTGATGTGAGAAAGGCGGTTGAGAGTAAAGCCGATGAGGTCAAAGCGTATGTAGTCGGGAACGGACTGAAAGAGATTCAGCTGCGCCTTGGCGATTTAACAGATGTAGAAAGGGAGATTATATTAAAGGGATGCCTGATTAACTATTACAGAGGTTAA
- a CDS encoding lectin-like protein has translation MKGNHKSKIRILIIVGVILAFVLGITAGVIAGNLLSGEKTEENKAQVSSQGETDKNTDKAGQENSNHAADADKSGQGQEDNGEAGTDTAKGTEGSKDQVSQQAGGSLNTYDSSIPADDSSIHRYEYIVKDATWEEAFQDCISRGGYLVRINSENEYEAIRKEISKQKLTNIYFHIGGRRDSQSQEYYWANEENKLFGEELNSENVWCSDAWKAGEPSFQDGNLEEKYMSLFFFDGEKRFVWNDTPNDMLAAEPAYSGQIGYICEYEN, from the coding sequence ATGAAAGGGAATCACAAAAGCAAAATACGGATATTGATTATTGTTGGAGTTATACTGGCATTTGTGCTGGGAATTACGGCAGGAGTTATCGCAGGGAATCTGCTGTCCGGAGAAAAGACAGAAGAAAATAAGGCTCAGGTTTCATCCCAAGGTGAAACTGATAAAAATACAGATAAAGCCGGGCAGGAGAACAGCAATCATGCAGCCGATGCAGATAAATCAGGCCAGGGTCAGGAGGATAATGGAGAGGCGGGGACAGACACAGCCAAAGGGACAGAGGGGAGTAAAGATCAGGTGAGCCAACAGGCAGGCGGGAGCTTAAATACCTATGACTCCTCTATTCCCGCCGACGACAGTTCCATTCACCGATACGAGTATATAGTGAAGGATGCCACATGGGAGGAGGCATTTCAGGACTGTATCAGCCGGGGCGGGTATTTGGTAAGAATTAATAGTGAAAATGAGTATGAGGCTATCAGAAAAGAAATAAGCAAACAAAAGCTCACAAATATTTATTTTCATATTGGGGGCAGAAGAGACAGCCAGTCCCAGGAATATTACTGGGCAAATGAGGAAAATAAGCTGTTTGGTGAGGAGCTTAATTCAGAGAATGTCTGGTGCAGCGATGCATGGAAAGCGGGGGAACCCAGCTTTCAGGATGGAAATCTGGAGGAAAAATATATGAGCCTATTTTTCTTTGACGGAGAAAAAAGATTTGTATGGAATGATACCCCCAATGATATGCTTGCCGCGGAACCAGCCTACTCAGGGCAGATAGGGTATATATGTGAGTACGAGAATTAA
- a CDS encoding glucose-6-phosphate isomerase: MAGKVTFDYSKVSSFIQGHEMEYMSGLVAQAKEELVAKTGAGNDFLGWIDLPVNYDKEEFMRIQKAAEQIRSDSDVLLVIGIGGSYLGARAAIDFLGHSFANVVSKEIRKSPEIYYVGNSISSTYIKDLMDVVGDRDFSINMISKSGTTTEPAIAFRVFKEILEKKYGKEGAAKRIYATTDKARGALKNLATEEGYETFVVPDDVGGRFSVLTAVGLLPIAVSGADITALMEGAASARKEALENDFAENGALQYAAVRNILLRKGKVIEVMANYEPSLHYISEWWKQLYGESEGKDQRGIFPASVDLTTDLHSMGQFIQDGNRILFETVLNVEMSKEEIIINEEPVDLDGLNYLTGKTVDFINKSAMNGTILAHTDGNVPNLMVTIPEQTEFYLGQLFYFFEFACGVSGYLLGVNPFNQPGVESYKRNMFALLGKPGFEAEREALLKRL, from the coding sequence ATGGCAGGAAAAGTTACATTTGATTATTCAAAAGTAAGTAGTTTTATTCAGGGACATGAGATGGAATATATGAGTGGCCTGGTTGCACAGGCAAAAGAGGAGCTTGTTGCAAAGACAGGCGCGGGCAATGATTTTCTTGGATGGATTGACCTGCCGGTTAATTATGATAAAGAAGAGTTTATGCGTATTCAGAAGGCGGCAGAGCAGATTCGCAGTGATTCGGATGTATTATTAGTAATCGGTATCGGCGGCTCTTATCTGGGAGCGAGGGCCGCGATTGATTTCCTTGGACATTCATTCGCCAATGTGGTATCGAAAGAGATCAGAAAGTCGCCGGAGATTTACTATGTGGGTAACAGTATCAGCAGTACTTACATAAAAGATCTGATGGACGTAGTAGGGGACAGAGATTTTTCTATCAATATGATTTCCAAATCAGGGACGACTACTGAGCCAGCCATTGCTTTCCGTGTATTTAAAGAAATCTTAGAAAAAAAATATGGAAAAGAGGGAGCAGCTAAGAGAATATATGCTACTACTGATAAAGCAAGGGGAGCGTTGAAGAACCTTGCAACCGAGGAAGGGTATGAGACTTTTGTAGTGCCTGACGATGTGGGAGGCCGTTTTTCCGTGCTGACAGCAGTAGGCCTTCTTCCAATTGCAGTGAGCGGTGCAGATATTACAGCACTGATGGAGGGCGCTGCTTCAGCGAGAAAGGAAGCCCTGGAAAATGATTTTGCAGAAAACGGCGCATTACAGTATGCGGCAGTCCGTAACATTCTGCTGAGAAAAGGTAAAGTAATTGAGGTTATGGCTAATTATGAGCCGAGCCTGCACTATATATCCGAGTGGTGGAAACAGTTGTATGGAGAGAGCGAAGGTAAAGACCAGCGGGGCATCTTCCCGGCATCAGTAGACTTGACGACCGATTTGCACTCCATGGGACAGTTTATCCAGGATGGAAACAGGATTTTGTTTGAGACAGTCCTCAATGTAGAGATGTCTAAAGAGGAGATTATTATCAATGAGGAACCCGTTGACCTGGATGGCCTGAATTATCTGACAGGTAAGACGGTAGATTTTATTAATAAAAGTGCAATGAACGGAACAATTCTCGCCCATACAGACGGCAATGTGCCTAATCTGATGGTGACAATTCCCGAGCAGACAGAGTTTTATTTAGGCCAGCTGTTTTATTTCTTTGAGTTCGCCTGCGGCGTGAGTGGATATTTACTCGGCGTTAATCCATTCAATCAGCCTGGCGTGGAGAGCTATAAGAGGAATATGTTTGCACTTTTGGGCAAGCCTGGGTTTGAGGCTGAGAGAGAAGCCCTGTTAAAGAGACTGTAA
- a CDS encoding HIT family protein, protein MRDESCIFCKLAAGEIPSATLYEDENFRVILDLSPAAKGHALIIPKEHYRNLYDLDEKLAAEVLVLAKKMVVKLKGILDCDGYNIVQNNEEAAGQTVFHFHMHLIPRYKGDNVGLGWKMGKLSDADKEEILSKVM, encoded by the coding sequence ATGAGAGACGAGAGTTGTATTTTTTGTAAATTGGCAGCGGGTGAGATTCCATCCGCAACCCTTTATGAAGACGAAAACTTCCGTGTTATTTTAGACTTAAGTCCAGCTGCAAAGGGACATGCTTTAATTATTCCGAAAGAGCATTATAGGAATTTATATGATTTGGATGAAAAACTGGCGGCTGAAGTGTTGGTTTTGGCCAAGAAAATGGTAGTGAAGCTCAAAGGTATTCTGGACTGCGATGGCTATAATATCGTACAAAATAATGAAGAAGCGGCAGGGCAGACTGTCTTTCATTTTCATATGCACCTGATCCCAAGATATAAAGGTGATAATGTAGGGTTAGGTTGGAAAATGGGTAAGCTTTCAGATGCGGATAAAGAAGAGATACTAAGTAAAGTAATGTGA
- a CDS encoding undecaprenyldiphospho-muramoylpentapeptide beta-N-acetylglucosaminyltransferase codes for MKRIILTGGGTAGHVTPNIALIPRLRELGYDIQYIGSYKGIEKELIEPFGIPYHGISSGKLRRYFSVQNFTDPFRVIKGFGEAHSIIKELRPDIIFSKGGFVSVPVVLAGKRCKVPVIIHESDMTPGLANKIAIPSATKVCCNFPETLESLPEDKAVLTGSPIRQELLSGNKIAALDMCGFSADRPVILVIGGSLGSVAVNNAVRLALPDLLEHFQIVHLCGKGKIDESLSSMDGYAQFEYIKNELRDIFALADIVISRAGANAICELVALRKPNLLIPLSANASRGDQILNARSFERQGFSMVLEEEDLTKESLLEAVRKLYNNRGTYMDAMRDSRQQDSIDTIISLIEAASAKQSS; via the coding sequence ATGAAAAGAATCATACTTACCGGCGGTGGAACAGCCGGGCATGTCACCCCCAATATAGCCCTGATTCCCCGGCTTAGGGAATTGGGTTATGATATCCAATACATAGGCTCCTATAAAGGTATCGAAAAGGAATTAATCGAACCTTTTGGGATTCCCTATCATGGTATTTCTTCCGGTAAGCTCCGACGATATTTTAGTGTACAAAACTTTACAGATCCATTTCGTGTTATTAAAGGTTTTGGCGAGGCCCATTCTATTATTAAAGAGCTAAGGCCCGATATTATCTTTTCAAAAGGAGGCTTTGTATCTGTCCCTGTTGTCCTGGCAGGCAAGAGGTGCAAAGTTCCTGTCATCATTCATGAATCTGATATGACACCAGGCTTAGCTAATAAAATTGCTATACCATCTGCAACTAAGGTATGTTGTAATTTCCCTGAGACACTCGAATCACTTCCAGAGGATAAGGCAGTGCTCACCGGTTCCCCCATCCGCCAAGAATTATTATCCGGCAATAAAATTGCTGCCTTGGATATGTGTGGTTTCTCCGCAGACAGACCTGTTATTCTTGTAATTGGCGGAAGCCTGGGTTCTGTAGCAGTTAATAATGCAGTTCGCCTGGCCTTGCCTGATCTGCTTGAGCATTTCCAAATTGTACATCTGTGCGGTAAAGGCAAAATAGACGAATCCTTGAGCAGTATGGATGGCTATGCTCAGTTTGAATATATCAAAAATGAACTCCGTGATATATTCGCCTTGGCCGATATTGTTATTTCCAGGGCTGGTGCAAATGCCATATGTGAACTTGTAGCTCTTAGAAAACCCAACCTCCTGATCCCGCTTTCCGCGAATGCAAGCCGCGGGGACCAAATCTTAAACGCCCGCTCATTTGAGCGTCAAGGTTTTAGTATGGTTCTGGAGGAGGAAGATCTCACAAAAGAATCACTGCTTGAAGCTGTAAGAAAGCTATATAATAACCGCGGCACTTATATGGATGCCATGCGGGATTCAAGACAGCAGGACTCTATTGATACAATTATAAGCCTTATAGAAGCAGCCAGCGCCAAACAAAGTTCTTAA
- a CDS encoding RNA polymerase sigma factor: MLTENNGFDEVYEKYKNLVLKAAYTYSGNFDVAEDITQNTFLQLYIYYNDMNRSNIKSWLYTTAKNYALNYKKRAVREVPDDEIAGEAQEIVESAEYEFMEELKDLERHELHEKIFTALMERNKRWYEAMTLVYYLEIPQAKVAEEMGIRIEVLHSLLHRARTWIKKEFGVEYDELNRS; this comes from the coding sequence ATGTTGACTGAAAATAATGGATTTGATGAGGTTTACGAGAAATATAAAAATCTTGTCTTAAAGGCGGCATATACATACTCCGGTAATTTTGATGTGGCGGAAGATATTACCCAGAATACGTTCTTGCAATTATATATTTATTATAATGATATGAATCGCAGTAATATTAAATCATGGCTATATACCACTGCTAAGAATTATGCCTTAAATTATAAGAAAAGAGCCGTGCGCGAAGTGCCGGATGATGAAATAGCAGGGGAAGCTCAGGAGATAGTCGAGAGTGCAGAATATGAATTTATGGAAGAATTAAAAGATCTTGAACGTCACGAGCTTCATGAAAAAATATTTACAGCACTGATGGAGAGAAACAAGAGATGGTATGAAGCCATGACTCTGGTATATTATCTTGAAATACCTCAGGCGAAAGTAGCAGAGGAGATGGGAATTCGTATTGAAGTTCTTCATAGCCTATTACATAGAGCCAGAACTTGGATAAAGAAGGAATTCGGTGTAGAGTATGACGAACTAAACCGGTCATAG
- a CDS encoding TIGR03905 family TSCPD domain-containing protein, protein MQYKPQGVCSQMIDFEIQDNKVRNVKFLGGCSGNLQGIASLIEGMDTSEAIARIEGIKCGFKKTSCPDQLAQALKKATGN, encoded by the coding sequence ATGCAATATAAGCCGCAGGGAGTCTGTTCACAGATGATAGATTTTGAAATTCAGGATAATAAGGTAAGAAATGTAAAGTTTCTCGGGGGATGCAGTGGAAACCTCCAAGGTATTGCCAGTCTGATTGAGGGAATGGATACCAGCGAGGCAATTGCAAGAATTGAAGGCATTAAATGCGGATTTAAAAAAACATCCTGCCCGGATCAGCTGGCACAGGCATTAAAAAAAGCAACCGGGAATTAG
- a CDS encoding sensor histidine kinase yields the protein MLHNVDINKMNTLMEENPAAKQIISQLLDNHHETVSTIAHEIRNPLTLISSSLQVMQIQHPEIQEFPHWKQTLGDVNFVCQLLNELSTFNNGNTLHYSVFSIERLLKNVAVSFAISLDTDDSDIEFTSSIPSGLGDITGDKIKLEEVFLNLLRNAKESITGEGKIQLTANCNKNSLIIQCKDSGCGISEDIIDYIFEPFRTYKEGGTGLGLSLSKRIIESHGGSISVDSKIDEGSTFTIILPI from the coding sequence ATGTTACATAATGTTGACATCAATAAAATGAATACGCTTATGGAGGAAAACCCTGCCGCAAAGCAGATTATCAGCCAATTGTTGGACAACCATCATGAAACCGTTTCCACGATTGCCCACGAAATACGTAACCCCCTTACTCTAATATCTTCATCCCTTCAGGTCATGCAAATCCAACACCCTGAAATACAGGAGTTTCCTCACTGGAAACAGACTCTTGGGGATGTCAATTTTGTATGCCAGCTCCTAAATGAACTATCTACCTTTAACAATGGGAATACCCTGCACTACTCAGTTTTTTCCATAGAGCGGCTTCTTAAAAATGTTGCAGTTTCTTTTGCAATTTCTCTGGATACAGATGATTCTGACATCGAATTTACTTCTTCTATCCCTTCTGGCCTCGGCGATATTACAGGGGATAAAATAAAACTGGAAGAAGTCTTCCTAAACCTTCTGCGCAACGCTAAAGAATCTATCACCGGCGAAGGCAAAATTCAACTTACAGCAAACTGTAATAAAAATTCACTAATAATACAATGTAAAGATAGTGGATGCGGCATATCAGAAGATATTATTGACTATATATTTGAACCGTTCAGAACTTATAAAGAAGGAGGCACCGGCCTAGGACTCTCACTCTCCAAAAGAATCATTGAATCACATGGCGGCTCCATATCCGTTGATTCCAAAATAGATGAAGGTTCCACCTTTACCATCATTCTTCCGATTTAA
- a CDS encoding RNA polymerase sigma factor — MHDYENSTERVLIKKACRGDTKAFSELYARIHVELYKFALYTLRHPQDAEDAVSEAVMSAYENIGRLRKAEAFRSWIFQILSNQCKKRFRTEQPADELKPDILEAERDYAQAHDVKAAFGALTEEERMIVAFSVFGGYQSGEIGNMMDMNPATVRSKKTRAFEKMRRVLE, encoded by the coding sequence ATGCATGATTATGAGAATAGTACAGAGCGTGTACTGATTAAAAAAGCATGCAGGGGAGATACAAAGGCATTTTCCGAACTGTATGCAAGGATTCATGTAGAGTTATATAAATTTGCACTGTATACATTGAGGCACCCTCAGGATGCTGAGGATGCAGTAAGCGAGGCGGTTATGTCGGCTTATGAGAATATAGGAAGGCTTCGGAAGGCGGAAGCATTCAGAAGCTGGATATTCCAGATTTTGAGCAACCAGTGTAAGAAGAGGTTTAGGACTGAACAGCCGGCGGATGAGCTGAAACCAGATATTCTGGAAGCAGAGAGGGATTATGCGCAGGCTCATGACGTAAAAGCTGCATTTGGGGCATTAACTGAGGAGGAAAGGATGATTGTGGCATTTTCTGTTTTTGGGGGCTATCAGAGCGGTGAGATAGGAAACATGATGGATATGAACCCTGCCACAGTCCGCTCGAAAAAGACGCGGGCATTTGAGAAGATGCGCCGTGTCCTGGAGTAG
- a CDS encoding DUF6147 family protein, which translates to MKKRILSAICTMGIMFSVFSSSVVNTNAMQIDNSPIQIDGSYLTNNDTASATTKSEMTRGIHLMDGDCSITKAGKGRIYVYASTTANHTVDYVSTVIYVDQYNEETEKWDQIDFWQVEDEDTYYVATSKTMKVDSGYYYRVHADHVAGMKDTIPYDRANTATDGIFVN; encoded by the coding sequence ATGAAAAAAAGAATACTGTCTGCTATATGCACGATGGGAATTATGTTCAGCGTTTTTTCTAGTTCAGTAGTTAATACAAACGCGATGCAAATTGATAATTCGCCGATACAGATTGATGGTTCTTATCTTACGAATAATGATACAGCATCAGCAACTACAAAAAGTGAAATGACTCGAGGCATACATTTAATGGATGGGGATTGTTCCATTACGAAAGCTGGAAAAGGTAGAATATATGTCTATGCCTCGACGACAGCAAACCATACAGTGGATTATGTATCAACGGTAATATATGTTGACCAATATAATGAAGAAACCGAAAAATGGGATCAGATTGATTTTTGGCAAGTAGAGGATGAGGATACATACTATGTTGCTACATCTAAGACAATGAAGGTAGACAGTGGTTACTATTATAGAGTTCATGCTGATCATGTGGCAGGGATGAAGGATACAATACCATATGATAGAGCTAATACTGCAACAGACGGTATCTTTGTAAACTAG
- a CDS encoding DUF4367 domain-containing protein — MKQIKKLLLKEEIEKEARKIEKKIINNADLEDICVSEKMEEELLAEIRAYEEKGVRSHKHSNNEEFSQEITPNFSLLTNDKIKFRLSDTDAVALHLGRELLRWEAEERGLHKGESKFYTLLDGTHSSTGQELRDAIGQTLLDEVRQSKGDEMEDTLVGGNLNTDKETKKKTRRFHFSAGKRLAAAVAVVCLMVAGMSMTSVGSKSYWKEIIGGLLGNQATQTINVEDMEIQTSEDGEEITAYTEATEKLGRSIIELGFKPKGMSLQRAEIDEEQKQAKFFYNYNGQIIRYFVYINGADSSLNQKKEDILVDKFAVKNSKQEIIVEEYKIQGQDATRYIANFEYLGIHYQIKGILEKEEIKEILTKMIYFE, encoded by the coding sequence ATGAAACAAATCAAAAAACTCTTACTGAAGGAAGAAATCGAAAAAGAGGCCAGGAAGATAGAAAAGAAAATAATAAATAACGCTGACCTCGAAGATATATGCGTGTCGGAAAAGATGGAAGAGGAGCTTTTGGCTGAAATACGGGCTTATGAGGAGAAAGGCGTCAGAAGCCATAAGCATAGTAATAACGAAGAGTTTTCGCAGGAGATTACGCCAAATTTTTCTCTACTTACAAATGATAAAATCAAGTTTAGGCTGTCAGACACAGATGCGGTGGCGCTTCACCTTGGACGAGAGTTGCTCAGATGGGAAGCTGAGGAGAGAGGTTTGCATAAGGGAGAGTCAAAGTTTTATACCCTGCTGGATGGGACTCACTCATCTACCGGACAAGAATTAAGGGACGCCATTGGGCAGACTCTGTTGGATGAAGTCCGTCAGTCCAAAGGGGATGAAATGGAGGATACCCTTGTTGGTGGGAATTTGAATACAGATAAAGAGACAAAGAAGAAAACCAGGAGATTTCATTTTTCTGCAGGAAAACGCCTGGCGGCGGCAGTGGCAGTAGTTTGTTTAATGGTAGCCGGAATGAGTATGACAAGTGTGGGGAGCAAGTCATATTGGAAAGAGATAATTGGTGGACTATTAGGAAATCAGGCGACTCAAACTATAAATGTGGAGGATATGGAGATACAGACGAGTGAGGACGGGGAGGAGATAACAGCATATACAGAAGCAACTGAAAAATTGGGTCGTTCAATTATAGAACTAGGTTTCAAACCTAAAGGTATGAGTTTACAAAGAGCGGAGATAGATGAAGAACAAAAACAGGCGAAATTCTTTTATAATTATAATGGACAAATAATTAGATACTTTGTTTATATAAATGGTGCGGACTCCTCATTGAATCAGAAAAAGGAGGACATTTTAGTAGACAAATTTGCTGTAAAAAATTCCAAACAGGAAATCATAGTTGAAGAATATAAGATACAAGGTCAAGATGCGACTAGATATATAGCTAATTTTGAATATTTAGGTATCCATTATCAAATAAAAGGTATATTAGAAAAAGAGGAAATCAAAGAAATTTTAACCAAAATGATTTATTTTGAATAA
- a CDS encoding FHA domain-containing protein produces the protein MMYWIILTVLAVLILVTIIITVVTIVKERKDYRHFELDEEYMLDDDDRTSGKGRKAGGQRASQDSVKRRWKVILEDDDTQERYSFIFYDALGIGRTTKEVAFEEFFSLPDDRKISKVHCAIVRNGDKLYLRDEGSKNHTYLNGKRIQKPILIQKEDIISMGETDLIIVKIMREAN, from the coding sequence ATGATGTACTGGATTATTCTGACAGTCCTGGCCGTATTAATCTTAGTCACTATTATCATAACAGTTGTTACGATTGTAAAAGAGAGAAAAGACTATAGACATTTTGAGCTGGATGAAGAATATATGTTGGACGATGATGACAGAACATCGGGAAAGGGCAGGAAGGCTGGCGGCCAGAGGGCATCCCAGGACAGCGTAAAGAGGCGCTGGAAGGTTATTCTGGAGGATGATGATACCCAGGAGCGCTATAGCTTTATTTTCTATGACGCACTTGGCATAGGAAGAACGACAAAAGAGGTGGCTTTTGAGGAGTTCTTTTCACTCCCTGATGACAGGAAGATATCTAAGGTTCATTGCGCAATTGTCAGGAACGGAGATAAGCTGTATCTCAGGGACGAGGGGTCTAAGAACCATACGTATTTGAATGGAAAGAGAATCCAGAAGCCCATATTGATTCAGAAAGAGGATATCATTTCTATGGGCGAGACGGATCTTATAATTGTTAAGATTATGAGAGAAGCAAATTAA